From the genome of Malus sylvestris chromosome 6, drMalSylv7.2, whole genome shotgun sequence, one region includes:
- the LOC126626998 gene encoding uncharacterized protein LOC126626998, giving the protein MWDSMASCIRKVAKEVLGESKGFAPHQKESWWWNEEVQTKVKAKKECCKALYKERTDENGERYRKAKQEAKKAVREAKLAAYDDMYKRLDTKEGELDIYKLSRAREKKTRDLNQVRCIKDEDGNVLATENAVKDRWRGYFHNLFNEGHEMSASLGELSNSEECRNYSFYRRIRKEEVVVALKKMKHKKSNRPRRYTNRSVETFGRDRYNMAH; this is encoded by the exons atgtgggattccatggctagttgtatccgaaaagtagcaaaagaggtattaggagagtccaagggctttgccccacaccaaaaggaatcttggtggtggaatgaggaggtacaaacaaaggtgaaggctaagaaggaatgttgtaaagccttatacaaggagaggactgatgaaaatggtgaaag gtatagaaaagcgaagcaagaggcgaagaaagctgtcagagaagctaagttagcggcttacgacgatatgtataaacgactagataccaaagaaggagagttggatatctataaactatctagagcaagggaaaagaagacaagggacctaaaccaagtgaggtgcatcaaggatgaggatggaaatgttcttgctacagagaacgcggttaaagacagatggagaggttattttcataatcttttcaatgaaggacatgaaatgagtgcttctttaggggagttgagtaactcagaagagtgtagaaactactctttttatcgtcgaatccggaaggaagaagtggttgtagctttgaagaagatgaagcataaaaaaagcaataggcccagacgatataccaatcgaagtgtggaaacttttgggagagacaggtataacatggctcactga
- the LOC126626996 gene encoding uncharacterized protein LOC126626996, with protein sequence MELPCISFTVPNPPTVSFCGKLGLCDFPVARKRRTASLDGASRVSVRAVRGSTEQRGSEGIDGRDGESRGGGGFTSPAMEVTTFNSNFGEAEFPVWEKIGAVVRLSYGIGIYGAMAVLGRFICSVTGIDSMGGFQVSLDAIVQGLGYAAPPIMALLFILDDEVVKVSPHARAIRDVEDEELRSFFYGMSPLQFILIVAASSVGEELFYRAAVQGSLADIFLRGTDLMTDARGVASLTGVLPPFVPFAQAFAAVITAALTGSLYYVAASPKDPAYVVAPVLQSRSGREDMKKLFAAWYQRRQMKKIYSPLLEGLLALYLGFEWIQTNNMLTPMITHGIYSAVILGHGLWKIHDHRKRLRQRIQQLKVEGKK encoded by the exons ATGGAGCTTCCGTGCATATCGTTCACCGTTCCTAATCCTCCGACGGTGTCGTTTTGCGGCAAACTCGGCCTCTGCGATTTCCCGGTGGCGAGAAAGCGGAGGACGGCTTCGTTGGACGGAGCTTCTAGGGTTTCGGTTCGGGCGGTGAGGGGGTCGACGGAGCAACGAGGCAGTGAAGGCATTGACGGCAGAGATGGAGAGAGTCGTGGGGGAGGCGGGTTCACGAGCCCTGCCATGGAGGTCACCACGTTCAATTCGAACTTCGGCGAAGCTGAGTTTCCCGTGTGGGAAAAGATTGGGGCTGTTGTTAGACTTAGCTATGGAATAG GTATATATGGAGCAATGGCTGTATTAGGAAGATTTATATGTTCCGTGACGGGGATTGATAGCATGGGAGGTTTCCAAGTGTCTTTAGATGCAATTGTACAAGGGCTTGGATATGCAGCTCCTCCAATTATGGCCCTTCTTTTCATACTAGAT GATGAAGTTGTGAAGGTATCTCCTCATGCTCGTGCTATTCGAGATGTAGAGGATGAAGAGCTTCGAAGCTTCTTTTATGGAATGTCACCTTTGCAG TTTATACTAATTGTTGCTGCAAGCTCTGTGGGTGAGGAGCTTTTCTACAGGGCTGCTGTTCAG GGATCATTGGCCGATATATTTCTAAGGGGCACAGATCTGATGACAGATGCTCGAGGAGTGGCGTCTCTG ACTGGAGTTCTGCCCCCATTTGTCCCTTTTGCTCAGGCATTTGCAGCGGTGATTACGGCTGCGCTCACAGGTTCTCTGTACTATGTGGCAGCTTCTCCAAAAG ATCCTGCTTATGTAGTTGCACCAGTTTTACAATCTCGCTCTGGTCGTGAAGACATGAAAAAGCTTTTTGCAG CTTGGTATCAGAGGagacaaatgaagaagatttaCTCTCCCCTGCTTGAAGGACTTCTTGCCCTATATCTTGGTTTTGAGTGGATCCAG ACGAACAATATGCTTACGCCTATGATCACGCACGGCATATACTCTGCTGTGATATTGGGTCATGGCCTTTGGAAGATACACGATCATCGGAAAAGACTACGCCAGAGGATCCAGCAGCTTAAAGTAGAAGGAAAGAAGTAG
- the LOC126626993 gene encoding acetylornithine deacetylase-like isoform X1 — protein sequence MASSSTDVKKIVGDLDKESFISLLSKLIGESKHLQNNPPDLIPQEDRVVKHVLDSLLPLSTTTGGGPLVINHVTYFPGRGNVIVEYPGTVPGKILSFVGCHMDVVTANPKDWEFDPFSLSIEGDKLRGRGTTDCLGHVALLTELMRRLAETKPKLKSTMVAVFIANEENSSISGVGVDALVKDGLLSKLKDGPLFWIDTADKQPCIGTGGMIPWKLHVTGKLFHSGLPHKAINPLELAMEALKEIQLRFYRDFPPHPKEEAYGFATPSTMKPTQWTYPGGGINQIPAECTISGDVRLTPFYNVKDVMEKLQEYVDDINENIEKLESRGPVSKYVLPDENLRGSLTLSFNEATSGVACDLNSRGFHVLCKATEEVVGHVKPYSITGSLPLIRELQDEGFDVQTAGYGLMATYHAKNEYCLFTDMSQGYQVFISVIAQLED from the exons ATGGCTTCCTCCTCCACCGACGTGAAGAAAATAGTAGGCGACCTGGACAAGGAGTCCTTCATATCCCTTCTGTCCAAGCTCATTGGGGAGTCCAAGCACCTCCAGAACAACCCACCTGACCTCATCCCTCAAGAGGACCGAGTCGTCAAGCACGTGCTCGATTCCCTGCTGCCCCTTAGCACCACCACAGGCGGTGGTCCCTTGGTGATCAACCACGTGACCTACTTCCCCGGCAGAGGCAACGTTATTGTGGAGTACCCAGGAACTGTTCCTGGGAAGATCTTGTCCTTTGTTGGCTGTCACATGGACGTCGTCACTGCTAATCCCAAAGACTGG GAATTTGATCCATTCTCATTGAGCATCGAAGGAGATAAACTCCGTGGCCGTGGAACCACTGATTGCTTGGGTCATGTTGCACTTCTAACTGAGCTCATGAGAAGGCTGGCTGAGACAAAGCCAAAATTAAAGTCAACAATGGTTGCAGTCTTTATAGCAAATGAAGAGAATTCTTCCATTTCAGGAGTTGGTGTGGATGCGCTTGTGAAGGATGGGCTACTCAGTAAGCTAAAGGATGGTCCTCT GTTTTGGATTGACACGGCAGATAAACAACCTTGCATTGGTACTGGTGGTATGATACCTTGGAAGCTTCATGTGACTGGGAAGCTTTTTCATAGTGGTTTACCACACAAG GCTATAAATCCTTTGGAGCTAGCTATGGAAGCACTGAAAGAGATCCAGTTGCGGTTCTATAGAGATTTTCCTCCACATCCCAAGGAAGAGGCCTATGGATTTGCAACACCGTCAACCATGAAGCCAACTCAATGGACTT ATCCAGGTGGTGGAATAAATCAAATTCCGGCTGAATGCACAATTTCAGGAGATGTCAG GTTAACTCCCTTCTACAA CGTTAAGGATGTTATGGAAAAGCTTCAAGAATACGTGGATGATATTAACGAAAACATAGAAAAGTTAGAGTCACGAGGTCCAGTTTCAAAGTATGTCCTACCAGATGAAAACCTAAGGGGAag TCTTACATTAAGTTTCAACGAGGCCACGTCTGGAGTTGCTTGTGATCTGAACTCCCGTGGATTTCATGTATTGTGTAAAGCTACTGAAGAGGTTGTTGGTCATGTAAAGCCGTACTCAATTACTGGAAGTTTACCTCTCATTCGAGAATTACAG GATGAAGGATTCGATGTTCAAACTGCTGGCTACG GCTTGATGGCAACATACCATGCCAAGAACGAGTACTGCCTTTTTACAGATATGAGCCAAGGCTACCAGGTGTTTATCAGCGTGATCGCTCAACTAGAAGACTGA
- the LOC126626993 gene encoding acetylornithine deacetylase-like isoform X2 — protein sequence MASSSTDVKKIVGDLDKESFISLLSKLIGESKHLQNNPPDLIPQEDRVVKHVLDSLLPLSTTTGGGPLVINHVTYFPGRGNVIVEYPGTVPGKILSFVGCHMDVVTANPKDWEFDPFSLSIEGDKLRGRGTTDCLGHVALLTELMRRLAETKPKLKSTMVAVFIANEENSSISGVGVDALVKDGLLSKLKDGPLFWIDTADKQPCIGTGGMIPWKLHVTGKLFHSGLPHKAINPLELAMEALKEIQLRFYRDFPPHPKEEAYGFATPSTMKPTQWTYPGGGINQIPAECTISGDVRLTPFYNVKDVMEKLQEYVDDINENIEKLESRGPVSKYVLPDENLRGSLTLSFNEATSGVACDLNSRGFHVLCKATEEVVGHVKPYSITGSLPLIRELQA from the exons ATGGCTTCCTCCTCCACCGACGTGAAGAAAATAGTAGGCGACCTGGACAAGGAGTCCTTCATATCCCTTCTGTCCAAGCTCATTGGGGAGTCCAAGCACCTCCAGAACAACCCACCTGACCTCATCCCTCAAGAGGACCGAGTCGTCAAGCACGTGCTCGATTCCCTGCTGCCCCTTAGCACCACCACAGGCGGTGGTCCCTTGGTGATCAACCACGTGACCTACTTCCCCGGCAGAGGCAACGTTATTGTGGAGTACCCAGGAACTGTTCCTGGGAAGATCTTGTCCTTTGTTGGCTGTCACATGGACGTCGTCACTGCTAATCCCAAAGACTGG GAATTTGATCCATTCTCATTGAGCATCGAAGGAGATAAACTCCGTGGCCGTGGAACCACTGATTGCTTGGGTCATGTTGCACTTCTAACTGAGCTCATGAGAAGGCTGGCTGAGACAAAGCCAAAATTAAAGTCAACAATGGTTGCAGTCTTTATAGCAAATGAAGAGAATTCTTCCATTTCAGGAGTTGGTGTGGATGCGCTTGTGAAGGATGGGCTACTCAGTAAGCTAAAGGATGGTCCTCT GTTTTGGATTGACACGGCAGATAAACAACCTTGCATTGGTACTGGTGGTATGATACCTTGGAAGCTTCATGTGACTGGGAAGCTTTTTCATAGTGGTTTACCACACAAG GCTATAAATCCTTTGGAGCTAGCTATGGAAGCACTGAAAGAGATCCAGTTGCGGTTCTATAGAGATTTTCCTCCACATCCCAAGGAAGAGGCCTATGGATTTGCAACACCGTCAACCATGAAGCCAACTCAATGGACTT ATCCAGGTGGTGGAATAAATCAAATTCCGGCTGAATGCACAATTTCAGGAGATGTCAG GTTAACTCCCTTCTACAA CGTTAAGGATGTTATGGAAAAGCTTCAAGAATACGTGGATGATATTAACGAAAACATAGAAAAGTTAGAGTCACGAGGTCCAGTTTCAAAGTATGTCCTACCAGATGAAAACCTAAGGGGAag TCTTACATTAAGTTTCAACGAGGCCACGTCTGGAGTTGCTTGTGATCTGAACTCCCGTGGATTTCATGTATTGTGTAAAGCTACTGAAGAGGTTGTTGGTCATGTAAAGCCGTACTCAATTACTGGAAGTTTACCTCTCATTCGAGAATTACAG GCTTGA